One window of Hydractinia symbiolongicarpus strain clone_291-10 chromosome 3, HSymV2.1, whole genome shotgun sequence genomic DNA carries:
- the LOC130636309 gene encoding uncharacterized protein LOC130636309 isoform X2: MLYYTATTGSKMSLILDVSLVICLAMKIIVLVVLCLSINNVIYLTKTDENVIIINVVILFLLSSFVAIWKYIKKLKFNIHTSLVDEQDFYTNHKSQASLYPTVQANKFNTVSRLFSLYPINGCKTSKKHLLLQEEVTSEPMSISV, translated from the exons ATGTTATATTATACAGCAACCACTGGTTCGAAGATGTCATTAATCTTAGATGTTTCTTTGGTGATTTGTCTAGCAATGAAGATTATTGTGTTGG tgGTGTTGTGTCTATCTATCAATAACGTCATCTATCTGACAAAAACAGACGAAAATGTCATAATCATTAACGTTGTCATATTATTCTTGCTTTCCTCGTTTGTAGCTATTTGGAAGTATATCAAG aaattaaaATTCAACATTCATACAAGTTTGGTAGACGAACAAGATTTTTACACGAATCACAAAAGTCAAGCATCCTTATACCCAACTGTACAAGCTAACAAGTTCAATACTGTTTCTAGATTATTTTCATTATACCCAATTAATGGATGCAAAACAAGTAAGAAGCACTTGCTCTTACAGGAGGAAGTGACATCTGAACCAATGAGTATATCTGTATAA
- the LOC130636307 gene encoding uncharacterized protein LOC130636307 encodes MSVIPDVSLVICLATKVILLAMFCLSINNIIHLTKTDENIIIINLTIFFFLLLLVIIWKSTKEWKYNINTILVHEQELHTSHKKQTSLRQTALKRFNTVSSLILIYTLRTCKTSGEHLLLKEKITQV; translated from the exons ATGTCGGTCATTCCAGATGTTTCCTTGGTCATTTGTCTGGCTACGAAAGTTATTTTGTTAG cgaTGTTTTGTCTATCTATCAATAACATCATCCATTTGACAAAAACAGACGaaaatatcatcatcatcaacttGACTATCTTCTTCTTCCTTTTGTTACTTGTAATCATTTGGAAGTCTACTAAG GAATGGAAATACAACATTAACACTATTTTGGTACACGAACAAGAACTTCATACCagtcacaaaaaacaaacatcCTTGCGTCAAACTGCGCTTAAAAGATTCAATACTGTGTctagtttaattttaatttatactCTAAGAACATGCAAAACAAGTGGAGAACATTTGCTCTTGAAGGAGAAAATTACACAGGTATGA
- the LOC130636306 gene encoding beta-2 adrenergic receptor-like isoform X1 — protein sequence MDLSTNISSTICRRREVWFRHNIPKDNMYNITASNSSVNPNTSLVFEENVWCSEASTVFLSTDAARINLIAFSVASVISSLLTVVFNGTYIFIVLRNTKLRSSVNKLYILLSILDAIAGLSFIPVYSLFLTGFVERNPKCELVRVWTVMSYTFIVMSVSAIALITIEIYLAIFKPFTYKRFVQNNTLNNLLLVIWVPSVAFPIVCVYAFPNLVTVVRISSTTYCLIIFVILVICQKKIYNYFCRRENQGNHRKRKAARIALQILLVFGLCSFPAVMANVVNRVFFNSIVVDTYVNRWCNFLVQSYSVWDTFIYGFRSAAVKRDLKNLCHQGENEPYNNSDSTQISKHAVTGNL from the exons ATGGATTTAAGCACTAATATCTCCTCAACCATTTGTCGTAGGCGTGAAGTTTGGTTTCGACATAACATCCCGAAAG ATAACATGTACAATATTACTGCAAGTAACTCATCCGTTAATCCAAACACGTCGTTGGtttttgaagaaaatgtttgGTGTTCAGAAGCCAGCACCGTGTTTTTGTCAACTGATGCTGCAAGAATCAATTTAATAGCATTTAGCGTTGCTTCAGTTATATCCTCTCTCTTAACCGTCGTTTTTAACGGAACATACATTTTTATCGTTCTGCGAAATACTAAGCTGAGAAGTTCAGTAAACAAGCTGTATATCCTGCTATCTATTCTAGATGCCATAGCTGGTCTATCTTTTATACCAGTCTACTCGCTGTTTTTGACTGGATTTGTGGAAAGAAATCCAAAATGTGAGCTCGTTCGTGTTTGGACGGTTATGTCGTATACGTTTATCGTAATGTCTGTATCAGCTATCGCGCTCATCACGATCGAAATATATTTAGCTATTTTTAAACCATTCACTTACAAGCGGTTTGTTCAGAATAATACGTTAAATAACCTGTTACTAGTGATATGGGTGCCGTCTGTGGCATTCCCCATTGTGTGTGTTTACGCTTTCCCAAATTTAGTGACAGTTGTACGAATTTCATCTACAACCTACTGCTTGATAATATTTGTCATACTGGTTATTTGTCAGAAGAAAATCTACAACTACTTTTGCAGGAGAGAGAACCAAGGTAATCACCGAAAGCGAAAAGCTGCAAGGATAGCTTTACAAATTCTTCTCGTTTTTGGTCTGTGCAGTTTTCCAGCAGTTATGGCGAACGTGGTCAACCGCGTATTTTTCAATTCAATTGTAGTTGACACGTATGTGAATCGTTGGTGCAACTTTTTGGTGCAATCTTACTCGGTATGGGATACATTTATATATGGTTTCCGGTCAGCAGCTGTCAAGAGAGACTTAAAGAATTTATGCCACCAGGGAGAAAATGAGCCGTACAATAATTCTGATAGTACTCAGATATCAAAACACGCCGTAACAGGGAATTTGTAA
- the LOC130636306 gene encoding beta-2 adrenergic receptor-like isoform X2: MNNMYNITASNSSVNPNTSLVFEENVWCSEASTVFLSTDAARINLIAFSVASVISSLLTVVFNGTYIFIVLRNTKLRSSVNKLYILLSILDAIAGLSFIPVYSLFLTGFVERNPKCELVRVWTVMSYTFIVMSVSAIALITIEIYLAIFKPFTYKRFVQNNTLNNLLLVIWVPSVAFPIVCVYAFPNLVTVVRISSTTYCLIIFVILVICQKKIYNYFCRRENQGNHRKRKAARIALQILLVFGLCSFPAVMANVVNRVFFNSIVVDTYVNRWCNFLVQSYSVWDTFIYGFRSAAVKRDLKNLCHQGENEPYNNSDSTQISKHAVTGNL; this comes from the exons ATGA ATAACATGTACAATATTACTGCAAGTAACTCATCCGTTAATCCAAACACGTCGTTGGtttttgaagaaaatgtttgGTGTTCAGAAGCCAGCACCGTGTTTTTGTCAACTGATGCTGCAAGAATCAATTTAATAGCATTTAGCGTTGCTTCAGTTATATCCTCTCTCTTAACCGTCGTTTTTAACGGAACATACATTTTTATCGTTCTGCGAAATACTAAGCTGAGAAGTTCAGTAAACAAGCTGTATATCCTGCTATCTATTCTAGATGCCATAGCTGGTCTATCTTTTATACCAGTCTACTCGCTGTTTTTGACTGGATTTGTGGAAAGAAATCCAAAATGTGAGCTCGTTCGTGTTTGGACGGTTATGTCGTATACGTTTATCGTAATGTCTGTATCAGCTATCGCGCTCATCACGATCGAAATATATTTAGCTATTTTTAAACCATTCACTTACAAGCGGTTTGTTCAGAATAATACGTTAAATAACCTGTTACTAGTGATATGGGTGCCGTCTGTGGCATTCCCCATTGTGTGTGTTTACGCTTTCCCAAATTTAGTGACAGTTGTACGAATTTCATCTACAACCTACTGCTTGATAATATTTGTCATACTGGTTATTTGTCAGAAGAAAATCTACAACTACTTTTGCAGGAGAGAGAACCAAGGTAATCACCGAAAGCGAAAAGCTGCAAGGATAGCTTTACAAATTCTTCTCGTTTTTGGTCTGTGCAGTTTTCCAGCAGTTATGGCGAACGTGGTCAACCGCGTATTTTTCAATTCAATTGTAGTTGACACGTATGTGAATCGTTGGTGCAACTTTTTGGTGCAATCTTACTCGGTATGGGATACATTTATATATGGTTTCCGGTCAGCAGCTGTCAAGAGAGACTTAAAGAATTTATGCCACCAGGGAGAAAATGAGCCGTACAATAATTCTGATAGTACTCAGATATCAAAACACGCCGTAACAGGGAATTTGTAA
- the LOC130636306 gene encoding beta-2 adrenergic receptor-like isoform X3 → MYNITASNSSVNPNTSLVFEENVWCSEASTVFLSTDAARINLIAFSVASVISSLLTVVFNGTYIFIVLRNTKLRSSVNKLYILLSILDAIAGLSFIPVYSLFLTGFVERNPKCELVRVWTVMSYTFIVMSVSAIALITIEIYLAIFKPFTYKRFVQNNTLNNLLLVIWVPSVAFPIVCVYAFPNLVTVVRISSTTYCLIIFVILVICQKKIYNYFCRRENQGNHRKRKAARIALQILLVFGLCSFPAVMANVVNRVFFNSIVVDTYVNRWCNFLVQSYSVWDTFIYGFRSAAVKRDLKNLCHQGENEPYNNSDSTQISKHAVTGNL, encoded by the coding sequence ATGTACAATATTACTGCAAGTAACTCATCCGTTAATCCAAACACGTCGTTGGtttttgaagaaaatgtttgGTGTTCAGAAGCCAGCACCGTGTTTTTGTCAACTGATGCTGCAAGAATCAATTTAATAGCATTTAGCGTTGCTTCAGTTATATCCTCTCTCTTAACCGTCGTTTTTAACGGAACATACATTTTTATCGTTCTGCGAAATACTAAGCTGAGAAGTTCAGTAAACAAGCTGTATATCCTGCTATCTATTCTAGATGCCATAGCTGGTCTATCTTTTATACCAGTCTACTCGCTGTTTTTGACTGGATTTGTGGAAAGAAATCCAAAATGTGAGCTCGTTCGTGTTTGGACGGTTATGTCGTATACGTTTATCGTAATGTCTGTATCAGCTATCGCGCTCATCACGATCGAAATATATTTAGCTATTTTTAAACCATTCACTTACAAGCGGTTTGTTCAGAATAATACGTTAAATAACCTGTTACTAGTGATATGGGTGCCGTCTGTGGCATTCCCCATTGTGTGTGTTTACGCTTTCCCAAATTTAGTGACAGTTGTACGAATTTCATCTACAACCTACTGCTTGATAATATTTGTCATACTGGTTATTTGTCAGAAGAAAATCTACAACTACTTTTGCAGGAGAGAGAACCAAGGTAATCACCGAAAGCGAAAAGCTGCAAGGATAGCTTTACAAATTCTTCTCGTTTTTGGTCTGTGCAGTTTTCCAGCAGTTATGGCGAACGTGGTCAACCGCGTATTTTTCAATTCAATTGTAGTTGACACGTATGTGAATCGTTGGTGCAACTTTTTGGTGCAATCTTACTCGGTATGGGATACATTTATATATGGTTTCCGGTCAGCAGCTGTCAAGAGAGACTTAAAGAATTTATGCCACCAGGGAGAAAATGAGCCGTACAATAATTCTGATAGTACTCAGATATCAAAACACGCCGTAACAGGGAATTTGTAA
- the LOC130636309 gene encoding uncharacterized protein LOC130636309 isoform X1 → MSSRVQVPTDKLAQSCPTVRIFLNFCLTFESNHQKSCTESVVSSLLKRANSVVSDKQERKEEIRRVRNALIANGHCHKIIMQVENKMKRRCNGDNTETSEEFIASAFLPFVPGTSEILRRVLRQHKIKCILNSKDTLRNTLSKPKDKINMEEQNNVVYEIPCKDCDAVYIGETKRKFKQRVQEYMRAVRNGDVKKNEIEDHSWSRSHQFNWRIKSLTENPEQRPGRLKKPSTV, encoded by the coding sequence ATGTCTTCACGTGTACAGGTACCTACAGATAAACTGGCCCAGTCATGCCCAACTGTTAGAATTTTTCTTAACTTCTGTCTTAccttcgaatcaaaccatcagaaatcttgcacaGAAAGTGTcgtatcttcattactgaagcgtgccaacagcgtagtcagtgacaaacaggagaggaaagaagaaattcgacgtgtaagaaatgcattaatcgcaaatggacACTGTCATAAAATCATcatgcaagtagaaaataaaatgaagagaagatgcaacggagacaacacggaaacatcagaggaatttatcgcatcagcattcctacccttcgtaccaggtaccagcgagatccttcgtcgagttttaagacaacacaagatcaaatgcattcttaactctaaagacaccctaagaaacactttgtctaaaccaaaagacaaaataaacatggaagaacaaaacaatgttgtttacgaaatcccgtgtaaagattgtgatgcagtgtatataggcgaaacaaaaagaaagtttaagcaacgtgTACAAGAatatatgcgcgcagtgagaaacggagatgtgaagaaaaacgaaattgaggaccacagctggagcagaagtcatcagtttaattggagaataaaatcattgacagagaatccagaacaacggccaggaagattaaagaaaccatcaacagtgtag
- the LOC130636304 gene encoding uncharacterized protein LOC130636304 → MAVLYLLLTMCASAVWCGTVSVANKNMNVNKDNPVSLSYFIQYPPEEKFNVIDIYLKDPVSSVETILAQGLSNSLKLQGSFGGKYSTSVDVSAKKYTLTINDAQYTDSAIYKAIAVFLTKTGELSVKNVEIALEVNGGPEFCNLKPPETLTVISHERPRVRVSVCGNPEPQITWEYLGNNLKSTIIKGKKPKEFIFETLLPQITPPNCGSSLTYKATGHGRGVSDRTILNVKFTPENVKVTEAYLKEQCVTVRFTTLDVGTCKLSYEFNYFDDRAQLVGSSAADKNTNTVQQCGITASTVKARARSSDSVGQWSAYPINSKNSGSSIQPSRSLWNLILSIAILITLSTL, encoded by the exons ATGGCTGTCCTATACCTCTTATTGACCATGTGTGCGAGTGCAG TATGGTGCGGGACAGTTTCAGTCGCGAATAAAAACATGAACGTTAACAAGGACAATCCAGTCAGCCTGAGCTATTTCATACAATACCCACCTGAAGAGAAGTTCAATGTTATTGATATATACTTAAAAGATCCTGTCAGCTCAGTGGAAACCATACTTGCTCAAGGACTAAGTAACAGCTTAAAACTGCAAGGATCATTTGGTGGTAAATACAGCACGTCAGTGGACGTCAGTGCTAAGAAATATACTCTGACCATAAATGATGCTCAATACACAGACTCGGCCATTTACAAGGCGATAGCTGTGTTTCTTACAAAAACAGGAGAACTTTCAGTCAAGAATGTTGAAATTGCATTAGAAGTAAATG GTGGTCCGGAGTTTTGCAACTTGAAACCGCCAGAGACGTTAACAGTAATTTCCCATGAACGGCCTAGAGTCCGTGTGTCAGTGTGTGGAAATCCGGAACCGCAAATCACATGGGAATATCTTGGAAACAACTTGAAATCAACCATAATAAAAGGAAAGAAACCAAAGGAATTCATATTTGAAACGCTTCTCCCTCAAATCACACCACCTAACTGCGGTTCATCTTTAACTTACAAAGCAACTGGACATGGTAGAGGTGTAAGCGACAGAACAATACTGAatgtaaaat TCACACCAGAGAATGTGAAAGTAACGGAAGCATACTTGAAAGAACAGTGTGTCACTGTGCGCTTCACGACGCTTGATGTCGGTACCTGTAAGTTATCATACGAGTTCAACTATTTTGACGATCGTGCTCAGCTAGTTGGTAGCAGTGCAGCAGATAAGAACACCAACACTGTCCAGCAATGCGGAATTACAGCTAGCACAGTTAAAGCTCGAGCAAGATCAAGCGATTCTGTTGGACAATGGAGTGCTTATCCTATTAACAGCAAAAACAGTG GTTCCAGTATTCAACCCTCGAGAAGTTTATGGAATCTTATACTGAGTATAGCGATTTTGATAACATTAAGTACATTGTAG